One region of Bacteroidota bacterium genomic DNA includes:
- a CDS encoding response regulator — protein sequence MKKILIIEDEDFIRETVQDILDAEGFETDSAENGQIGVEKAKGFLPDLIISDIMMPVLDGHGVIRELKKDETTAQIPFIFLTAKSELKDLREGMELGADDYLNKPFTADELINAIQVRINKADQTKKITESKLDELRSNIIYALPHEMKTALGGIATTVEVLIDMDEAFSKEERFEMYGMIKDSALRLDALIKKNLLYANLEIINSDKNKAAELKRHTTDQIKKSLEEVLSDKSARYRRADDWNLICGEDVKIKISKDNLLNILDEVIDNAFRHSKTGNKVTITVDNNPENTHLNIVVRDEGRGISVENLQKIGAFMQFDRNRYEQQGLGLGLIITKKLTETHDGIFEIKSEEGKFTEVRISFLLDK from the coding sequence ATGAAAAAAATCCTTATCATAGAAGACGAAGATTTTATCCGCGAGACTGTGCAGGATATTCTGGATGCCGAAGGCTTTGAGACTGATTCTGCCGAGAACGGACAGATTGGAGTTGAAAAAGCTAAAGGATTTCTTCCGGATTTAATTATCAGCGATATTATGATGCCTGTTCTTGACGGTCATGGAGTAATCCGTGAGCTCAAAAAGGACGAAACAACCGCACAAATACCATTCATTTTTCTTACAGCAAAATCAGAGTTAAAAGACTTACGCGAAGGCATGGAGCTTGGTGCCGACGATTATTTGAATAAGCCGTTCACTGCCGATGAACTGATTAATGCTATCCAGGTAAGAATAAATAAAGCTGACCAGACTAAAAAAATAACTGAATCTAAGTTAGATGAACTTCGTTCTAATATTATATATGCCTTACCGCATGAAATGAAAACAGCATTAGGGGGAATTGCTACGACTGTGGAAGTGTTGATTGATATGGATGAAGCATTCAGCAAAGAAGAACGTTTTGAAATGTACGGTATGATAAAAGATTCAGCATTGAGATTAGATGCATTGATTAAGAAAAATTTATTATATGCTAATCTTGAAATTATAAATTCAGATAAAAATAAAGCCGCTGAATTAAAAAGACATACCACTGATCAAATTAAAAAATCTCTTGAGGAAGTTCTTTCAGATAAAAGCGCAAGATACAGACGCGCAGATGATTGGAATTTAATTTGCGGTGAAGATGTTAAAATTAAAATCTCAAAGGATAATCTGTTAAATATTCTCGATGAAGTAATTGATAACGCCTTCCGTCATTCAAAGACGGGAAATAAAGTTACAATAACTGTGGATAACAATCCCGAGAATACTCATTTAAATATTGTTGTAAGAGATGAAGGAAGAGGAATATCGGTTGAAAATTTACAGAAGATAGGCGCATTTATGCAGTTTGACAGAAACAGATATGAGCAGCAGGGACTGGGACTCGGATTAATAATTACAAAAAAATTAACTGAAACACACGACGGAATTTTCGAAATAAAAAGTGAAGAGGGAAAATTTACTGAAGTAAGAATTTCTTTCCTTCTTGATAAATAA
- a CDS encoding T9SS type A sorting domain-containing protein, with translation MEKYLKIVTSLFILALFTCNAFSQGLNAIVAPDNSNVLAAGDNGKILRSNNGGSTWSRTTNGTVNFKSAASFGSNIWIGGNDGKVYKTTSGNSPITGYFTGSINSINGVCFVSSLVGYACGDAGVVYKTTDGGLTWAPKFNGSGSENLYGISFKDANNGIIVGNNGAAYVTVNGGDNWTAIATGTARKLLTVKYFASNAFIGGEWGTLLNYTGVPNTSVIKSRTRSDIKCITGLDNANVHLVGGGGFIRNNTASSAEFLNFEQNPMMANLVGISFSDLNTGFAVSSLTDAIIKTSNAGTSWELTAGATRSISWVSKLSGSGGIGNNLCLNPNNRDEMYVVYGKNMYRSMNRGETWTNFGTVGATSGTVSNAHSFYVSPLDTNILMCAIEGSPTDKVVRSTNYGATWTTILSINFSNYGMPLENDQNNPNLWYYAPDGGGFYKSTDNGATFTEISGAYPFRSPCDILVAWEDSQTIFIADGITSASQPADIFKTTNGGVNWVKVHTNPSGAGASEIPSMCNTAFDLKQGFATNWSSSSRYKSTNGGNNWTAIQSTSFSGWNSDYCREDPTITLSGNYGQNSSLTTNGGTTWTEYPLPSGGCGAGIIVPERGYLVAMQCSGLLKMNVTYTVITNVSEQTLSGIPTKYDLYQNYPNPFNPSTEIRYDILNAGNVTLKVYDQAGKEVNTLVNGLKSAGSYSIKFDASSLSSGVYYYTLETAGNTFTKKMILVK, from the coding sequence ATGGAAAAGTATTTAAAGATTGTTACATCTTTATTTATTCTTGCCTTGTTCACCTGCAATGCTTTCTCTCAGGGATTAAACGCAATTGTAGCTCCGGATAACAGCAATGTATTAGCTGCGGGAGACAATGGTAAAATTTTACGTTCTAATAATGGCGGTTCAACTTGGTCTAGAACAACAAACGGTACAGTAAATTTCAAATCGGCAGCCTCTTTTGGCAGCAACATCTGGATTGGTGGTAATGATGGAAAAGTTTACAAAACAACTTCAGGAAATTCTCCTATAACAGGGTACTTTACAGGCTCTATTAATTCAATTAATGGTGTATGTTTCGTATCTTCACTTGTCGGTTATGCTTGCGGAGATGCAGGTGTAGTTTATAAAACAACTGACGGAGGTCTTACATGGGCTCCAAAATTCAATGGTTCCGGTTCAGAAAATCTTTATGGAATCAGTTTTAAAGATGCCAACAATGGTATTATTGTGGGTAATAACGGTGCTGCATATGTAACTGTTAACGGCGGCGATAACTGGACTGCTATTGCAACAGGTACAGCAAGAAAACTTCTTACTGTAAAATATTTTGCTTCAAACGCATTTATAGGAGGTGAGTGGGGAACACTTTTAAATTATACAGGTGTGCCGAATACTTCAGTAATAAAATCAAGAACCAGAAGTGATATAAAATGTATAACCGGCTTAGATAATGCAAATGTTCACTTAGTTGGCGGCGGCGGTTTCATCAGAAATAATACAGCAAGCAGCGCGGAATTTTTAAATTTTGAGCAAAATCCGATGATGGCAAACTTAGTAGGAATTTCTTTCTCCGACCTTAATACAGGTTTTGCTGTCAGCAGTTTAACAGACGCAATTATTAAAACATCGAATGCAGGAACTTCATGGGAGCTTACTGCAGGCGCAACAAGAAGCATATCATGGGTTTCTAAACTTTCAGGTTCAGGCGGAATTGGAAACAATCTTTGTTTAAATCCAAACAACAGAGATGAAATGTATGTTGTATACGGAAAGAATATGTACAGAAGCATGAACAGAGGTGAAACCTGGACAAACTTCGGAACAGTAGGAGCAACTTCAGGAACAGTTTCCAATGCTCACTCTTTTTATGTAAGTCCTCTTGATACAAATATTTTAATGTGCGCTATCGAAGGTTCACCTACAGATAAAGTTGTAAGAAGTACAAACTATGGCGCTACCTGGACAACTATACTGTCAATAAATTTCAGTAACTATGGTATGCCATTAGAAAACGACCAGAATAACCCTAACCTATGGTACTATGCACCGGATGGCGGCGGTTTCTATAAATCAACAGATAACGGAGCAACCTTTACTGAAATCAGCGGAGCATATCCGTTCAGAAGCCCTTGCGATATTTTAGTTGCATGGGAAGATTCACAAACAATTTTTATTGCCGACGGTATTACAAGCGCATCACAGCCTGCAGATATTTTCAAAACAACTAACGGAGGTGTAAACTGGGTAAAAGTTCACACAAATCCGTCAGGCGCAGGAGCAAGTGAAATTCCATCAATGTGCAATACAGCATTCGATTTGAAACAAGGTTTTGCAACAAACTGGAGCAGTTCAAGCAGATATAAATCAACAAACGGCGGAAACAACTGGACAGCAATCCAGTCCACTTCATTCAGCGGATGGAATTCAGATTATTGCCGTGAAGATCCTACAATAACACTTTCAGGTAACTACGGACAAAATTCTTCATTAACAACTAATGGCGGAACGACATGGACTGAATACCCATTGCCTTCGGGTGGATGCGGCGCCGGTATTATTGTTCCTGAAAGAGGATATTTAGTTGCTATGCAATGTTCAGGTTTATTAAAAATGAACGTAACTTACACAGTAATTACAAATGTAAGTGAGCAGACATTATCAGGCATACCTACAAAGTATGACTTGTATCAGAACTATCCGAATCCTTTCAACCCTTCAACAGAAATCAGATATGATATTCTGAATGCAGGAAATGTAACATTGAAAGTATATGACCAGGCAGGAAAAGAAGTTAACACACTTGTTAACGGATTGAAATCAGCCGGTTCATACAGCATTAAGTTCGATGCATCTTCGCTTTCTTCAGGTGTTTACTATTACACACTTGAAACAGCAGGTAACACTTTCACAAAGAAAATGATATTAGTAAAATAA